A single genomic interval of Streptococcus oralis subsp. dentisani harbors:
- a CDS encoding ATP-binding cassette domain-containing protein: MGLELRAIQSPIFSEPIDFTFHGQAFTLLVGSSGSGKSSLFQMIAQVSSLPYSGQVLINGSEVSQLSIIERIQTVGILFQNPNHQFTMENLFEELVFTLENIGHPVQEIDSKIAEVVQQCRCKAILHRPIHHLSGGEKQKAALAVLFAMNPRVYLLDEPFASIDRKSRIEILEILKELASNGKTVILCDHDLTDYEAYIDHMVELRDGQLREVFQIPTSDMTQVASKEVASSPELFHMDRTTCELDKRPLFSIVNFTFYQGISCILGDNGVGKSTLFRSILQFQKYKGRITLKGTVLKKKKSLYRDLTGVVQEAEKQFIRASLREELQLDGPDSERNQRIFQTLRYFNLEQALDKSPYQLSGGQQKILQLLTILTSKASVILLDEPFAGLDDRACHYFCKWILEESNQGRSFLIISHRLDPLISVVDYWIEMTSEGLRHIKDVTITNPLTSRSINAQGEVK; the protein is encoded by the coding sequence ATGGGGCTGGAACTACGAGCGATTCAGTCCCCAATTTTTTCAGAACCGATTGATTTTACTTTCCATGGGCAAGCCTTTACCTTGTTAGTTGGGAGCAGTGGTTCAGGAAAATCGAGTCTCTTTCAAATGATTGCCCAAGTCAGTTCTCTTCCCTATAGCGGTCAAGTCCTAATAAACGGGAGCGAGGTCAGTCAGCTTTCTATCATCGAACGTATCCAGACGGTTGGTATTCTCTTTCAAAATCCCAATCATCAATTTACCATGGAGAACTTGTTTGAGGAGCTGGTTTTTACCCTAGAGAATATCGGCCATCCCGTTCAGGAAATTGATTCAAAAATAGCAGAGGTAGTCCAGCAATGTCGCTGCAAGGCGATTTTGCACCGTCCAATTCATCACTTATCAGGTGGGGAAAAGCAAAAGGCTGCCTTGGCTGTTCTCTTTGCTATGAATCCTAGGGTCTATCTCTTGGATGAACCTTTTGCTTCCATTGATCGCAAGAGTAGGATAGAGATCTTGGAGATTCTAAAAGAGTTGGCTTCTAATGGGAAGACAGTTATTTTGTGTGACCATGATTTAACGGACTATGAAGCCTATATTGACCATATGGTGGAGCTAAGAGATGGCCAACTAAGGGAAGTGTTTCAAATCCCTACCTCTGATATGACTCAGGTTGCTTCAAAGGAAGTTGCTTCTAGCCCAGAACTATTCCATATGGATAGAACGACTTGTGAGCTGGATAAGCGTCCCCTATTTTCGATTGTGAATTTTACATTTTACCAAGGAATTTCCTGTATCTTGGGTGATAATGGTGTCGGGAAATCAACCCTCTTTCGGTCTATTCTTCAATTTCAAAAGTATAAGGGGCGCATTACCTTGAAGGGGACAGTCCTGAAAAAGAAAAAGAGTTTGTATCGTGACCTGACGGGTGTTGTTCAGGAAGCTGAGAAGCAGTTTATCAGAGCCAGTCTGCGAGAAGAGCTTCAATTAGATGGACCTGATTCTGAAAGAAATCAGCGAATTTTCCAAACTTTACGATACTTTAATCTGGAGCAGGCGCTTGATAAGAGTCCCTATCAATTAAGTGGCGGCCAGCAAAAGATTCTTCAGCTCTTGACCATCTTGACTAGTAAGGCCTCTGTGATCTTGCTAGATGAACCTTTTGCAGGTTTGGATGATAGAGCCTGCCATTATTTTTGTAAGTGGATTCTGGAGGAGAGCAATCAAGGAAGAAGTTTTTTGATCATTAGTCATCGTTTAGATCCCTTGATCTCTGTGGTTGATTATTGGATCGAGATGACTAGTGAGGGTCTCCGTCATATTAAAGACGTGACAATCACTAACCCCCTCACATCTCGGAGTATCAATGCTCAAGGGGAGGTGAAGTAG
- a CDS encoding ECF transporter S component, with product MLKKWQLKDVILLAFLSIFFGGVFVGSGYLFDILTLILAPLGLQAFANEILFGLWCMAAPIAAIFVPRVGSATIGEVLAALAEVLYGSQFGLGALLSGLVQGLGSELGFIVTKNRYESWLSLTANSIGITLVSFVYEYIKLGYYAFSLPFVLSLLVVRFISVFFFCTILVRAIVKLYHQFAAGGKA from the coding sequence ATGTTGAAAAAATGGCAGTTAAAAGATGTTATCTTACTTGCTTTCTTGTCTATCTTTTTTGGTGGCGTTTTTGTGGGTTCAGGCTATCTGTTTGATATCCTCACCCTGATTTTAGCACCTCTTGGTTTACAGGCCTTTGCCAATGAAATTCTCTTTGGTCTCTGGTGTATGGCTGCCCCTATTGCTGCCATTTTTGTTCCAAGAGTCGGAAGTGCAACGATTGGAGAAGTGCTAGCTGCGCTTGCTGAAGTCCTTTATGGTAGCCAATTCGGTCTAGGTGCCCTTTTGTCTGGCTTGGTTCAAGGTTTGGGAAGTGAACTTGGTTTTATCGTAACCAAGAATCGCTATGAAAGTTGGCTCTCTCTAACTGCCAATAGTATTGGGATTACGCTTGTTAGCTTTGTCTATGAATACATTAAGTTAGGTTACTACGCCTTCTCCCTTCCTTTTGTGCTTTCCTTGCTTGTGGTGCGCTTTATTTCCGTCTTTTTCTTCTGTACCATCTTGGTTCGTGCCATTGTCAAACTCTATCATCAGTTTGCAGCTGGAGGAAAGGCATAG
- the lctO gene encoding L-lactate oxidase: MSYKTSNAEGPVDFINTYDLEPMAQQVIPKAAFGYIASGAEDTFTLRENIRAFNHKLIVPHTLCDVENPSTEIEFAGEKLSSPIIMAPVAAHKLANEQGEVATARGVHEFGSLYTTSSYSTVDLPEITEALQGTPHWFQFYFSKDDGINRHIMDRVKSEGYKAIVLTADATVGGNREVDKRNGFVFPVGMPIVEEYLPEGAGKSMDFVYKSAKQRLSPRDVEFIAAYSGLPVYVKGPQCREDVERSLAAGASGIWVTNHGGRQIDGGPAAFDSLQEVAEAVDKRVPIVFDSGVRRGQHVFKALASGADLVAIGRPVIYGLALGGSVGVRQVFEHLNAELKTVMQLSGTQTIEDVKHFKLRHNPYNPTFPVDPRDLKLY; encoded by the coding sequence ATGTCATACAAAACAAGCAATGCAGAAGGACCTGTAGATTTCATAAATACCTATGATTTGGAGCCAATGGCGCAACAAGTTATTCCTAAAGCAGCATTTGGCTATATCGCCAGTGGGGCGGAAGATACTTTTACTTTACGTGAGAATATTCGCGCCTTTAACCACAAACTCATCGTTCCTCATACTCTTTGTGATGTTGAAAATCCAAGTACAGAGATTGAATTTGCTGGTGAAAAACTGTCTTCACCAATCATTATGGCGCCTGTTGCGGCTCATAAATTGGCAAATGAACAGGGTGAAGTGGCGACTGCGCGTGGTGTGCATGAGTTTGGTTCTCTTTATACAACCAGCTCTTACTCTACTGTAGACCTTCCAGAAATTACGGAAGCCCTTCAAGGGACGCCTCATTGGTTCCAATTTTACTTTAGTAAGGATGACGGGATCAACCGCCACATCATGGACCGTGTGAAGTCTGAAGGCTACAAAGCGATTGTCTTGACGGCAGATGCAACTGTAGGGGGCAATCGTGAGGTGGACAAGCGCAATGGATTCGTCTTCCCAGTTGGCATGCCGATTGTTGAAGAATACCTACCAGAAGGTGCTGGAAAATCAATGGACTTTGTTTACAAGTCAGCTAAACAACGCTTGTCTCCACGTGATGTTGAATTTATCGCTGCATACTCAGGATTACCTGTTTACGTTAAAGGACCACAATGCCGTGAGGACGTGGAACGTTCGCTTGCTGCAGGTGCTTCTGGCATTTGGGTGACCAACCACGGTGGCCGTCAAATCGACGGTGGACCAGCTGCCTTCGACTCGCTTCAAGAAGTAGCAGAAGCAGTTGATAAACGTGTGCCAATCGTCTTTGACTCTGGTGTTCGTCGCGGTCAGCACGTCTTTAAAGCCTTGGCATCAGGAGCAGACTTGGTAGCTATTGGCCGCCCTGTCATCTATGGTTTGGCTCTCGGTGGTAGTGTCGGTGTGCGTCAAGTTTTTGAACACTTGAATGCGGAATTGAAGACAGTCATGCAGTTATCTGGAACTCAGACTATTGAAGATGTTAAACATTTCAAGCTTCGTCACAACCCATACAACCCAACATTCCCAGTTGATCCACGTGACTTAAAATTGTATTGA
- a CDS encoding amino acid ABC transporter permease, with protein MDWSIVEQYLPLYQKAFLLTLHIAVWGILGSFLLGLIVSIIRHYRIPVLAQVATAYIELSRNTPLLIQLFFLYFGLPRIGIVLSSEVCATLGLVFLGGSYMAESFRSGLEAVSQTHQEIGFAIGLTPLQVFRYVVLPQATAIALPSFSANVIFLIKETSVFSAVALADLMYVAKDLIGLYYETDIALAMLVVAYLMMLLPISLVFSWIERRLRHAGFGNSSTLSGK; from the coding sequence TTGGATTGGTCCATTGTTGAACAATATCTACCACTATATCAAAAGGCATTCCTTCTAACCTTGCATATTGCAGTTTGGGGAATTTTGGGATCCTTCCTGCTCGGTTTAATCGTTAGTATCATCCGGCATTATCGAATTCCTGTTTTGGCGCAAGTAGCGACAGCCTACATTGAATTGTCACGTAATACGCCCCTTTTGATTCAACTCTTCTTTCTCTACTTCGGTCTCCCCCGAATCGGAATTGTCCTATCCTCAGAAGTCTGTGCCACTTTAGGACTGGTCTTTTTAGGAGGCTCCTATATGGCAGAGTCTTTCCGAAGTGGGCTGGAAGCTGTCAGTCAAACCCATCAGGAGATTGGATTTGCCATCGGTCTGACACCTCTACAGGTCTTTCGCTATGTGGTTCTGCCACAAGCAACAGCGATTGCTCTACCGTCTTTTAGTGCCAATGTCATTTTCCTCATCAAGGAAACCTCTGTTTTCTCAGCAGTGGCTTTGGCCGACCTCATGTACGTCGCCAAGGACTTGATTGGGCTTTACTATGAGACAGACATTGCGCTAGCCATGTTGGTGGTTGCTTATCTGATGATGCTTCTCCCCATCTCACTGGTCTTTAGCTGGATAGAAAGGAGGCTCCGCCATGCAGGATTCGGGAATTCAAGTACTCTTTCAGGGAAATAA
- a CDS encoding amino acid ABC transporter permease, which produces MQDSGIQVLFQGNNLLRILQGLGVTIGISILSVLLSMIFGTVMGIIMTSHSRIVRLLTRLYLEFIRIMPQLVLLFIVYFGLARNFNINISGETSAIIVFTLWGTAEMGDLVRGAITSLPKHQFESGQALGLTNVQLYYHIIIPQVLRRLLPQAINLVTRMIKTTSLVVLIGVVEVTKVGQQIIDSNRLTIPTASFWIYGTILVLYFAVCFPISKLSTHLEKHWRN; this is translated from the coding sequence ATGCAGGATTCGGGAATTCAAGTACTCTTTCAGGGAAATAATCTCCTGAGAATCTTACAGGGATTGGGCGTTACGATTGGGATATCCATCCTGTCTGTCCTCTTATCCATGATTTTCGGAACAGTCATGGGAATCATCATGACCTCCCATTCTAGAATCGTACGCTTGTTGACACGATTGTATCTGGAATTTATCCGTATCATGCCCCAGCTGGTGTTACTATTTATCGTTTATTTCGGCTTGGCTCGCAACTTTAATATCAATATCTCAGGTGAGACTTCTGCTATTATCGTTTTTACCCTCTGGGGAACAGCTGAAATGGGGGACTTGGTACGTGGAGCTATCACTTCCCTCCCTAAACATCAGTTTGAAAGTGGACAGGCGCTAGGTTTGACCAATGTTCAACTTTACTACCATATCATCATCCCACAGGTTTTGAGAAGATTACTGCCACAAGCCATCAACCTTGTCACTCGAATGATCAAAACCACTTCCTTGGTTGTCTTGATTGGGGTTGTTGAAGTGACCAAGGTTGGACAACAAATCATCGATAGCAATCGCTTGACTATCCCAACTGCTTCCTTTTGGATTTATGGAACCATTCTAGTCTTGTATTTCGCAGTCTGCTTCCCTATTTCCAAACTATCCACTCACTTAGAAAAACATTGGAGGAACTAA
- a CDS encoding amino acid ABC transporter ATP-binding protein, which produces MSETILEIKELKKSFGDNPILQGLSLDIKKGEVVVILGPSGCGKSTLLRCLNGLENIQGGDILLDGQSIVANKKDFHLVRQKIGMVFQSYELFPHLDVLQNLILGPIKAQGRDKKEVTEEALQLLERVGLLDKQHSFARQLSGGQKQRVAIVRALLMHPEIILFDEVTASLDPEMVREVLELINDLAQEGRTMILVTHEMQFAQAIADRIIFLDQGKIAEEGTAQAFFTNPQTKRTQEFLNVFDFSQFGSYL; this is translated from the coding sequence ATGTCTGAAACTATCTTAGAAATCAAGGAACTCAAAAAATCCTTTGGAGACAATCCCATCCTCCAAGGACTTTCTCTAGATATCAAAAAAGGGGAAGTTGTGGTTATTCTGGGGCCATCTGGTTGTGGGAAAAGTACCCTCCTTCGTTGCCTCAATGGCTTAGAAAATATTCAAGGTGGAGATATCCTGCTGGACGGTCAGTCTATCGTTGCAAATAAAAAAGACTTTCACCTAGTTCGCCAAAAGATTGGCATGGTCTTTCAAAGTTATGAACTCTTTCCCCATTTGGATGTTCTACAAAACCTCATCCTAGGTCCTATCAAGGCTCAGGGAAGAGACAAGAAGGAAGTAACGGAAGAAGCTTTGCAACTACTGGAGCGTGTCGGTTTGCTAGATAAACAACATAGCTTTGCGCGTCAATTATCTGGTGGACAGAAGCAAAGGGTTGCAATTGTCCGTGCCCTCCTCATGCATCCAGAGATTATCCTCTTTGACGAAGTGACAGCTTCACTGGATCCAGAAATGGTGCGTGAGGTTCTAGAACTCATCAATGACTTGGCTCAAGAAGGTCGCACCATGATTTTAGTAACCCATGAAATGCAGTTTGCCCAAGCAATTGCCGATCGGATTATCTTCCTCGACCAAGGGAAAATCGCCGAAGAAGGAACGGCTCAGGCCTTCTTTACCAATCCACAAACAAAACGAACTCAGGAATTTTTAAACGTCTTTGACTTTAGCCAATTTGGCTCATATCTATAA
- a CDS encoding cysteine ABC transporter substrate-binding protein — MKLFKPLLTVLALAFALIFVTACSSGGSSGASSGKTTAKARTIDEIKKSGELRIAVFGDKKPFGYVDNDGSYQGYDIELGNQLAQDLGVKVKYVSVDAANRAEYLISNKVDITLANFTVTDERKKQVDFALPYMKVSLGVVSPKTGLITDVKQLEGKTLIVTKGTTAETYFEKNHPEIKLQKYDQYSDSYQALLDGRGDAFSTDNTEVLAWALENKGFEVGITSLGDPDTIAPAVQKGNQELLDYINQEIEKSGKENFFHKAYEKTLHPTYGDAAKADDLVVEGGKVD; from the coding sequence ATGAAACTATTCAAACCACTCTTAACTGTTTTGGCACTTGCCTTTGCCCTTATCTTCGTTACAGCTTGTAGCTCAGGTGGAAGCTCTGGTGCTTCATCTGGAAAAACGACTGCCAAGGCTCGCACAATCGATGAAATCAAAAAAAGCGGTGAACTTCGAATCGCCGTATTTGGAGACAAGAAACCGTTTGGTTACGTTGACAATGATGGTTCTTACCAAGGTTACGATATCGAACTTGGGAACCAACTGGCTCAAGACCTTGGTGTCAAGGTTAAATACGTTTCAGTCGATGCTGCCAACCGTGCTGAATACTTGATTTCAAACAAGGTGGATATTACCCTTGCTAACTTTACAGTGACTGATGAACGTAAGAAACAAGTTGATTTTGCCCTTCCATACATGAAAGTTTCCCTCGGTGTTGTCTCACCTAAGACTGGTCTCATTACAGATGTTAAGCAGCTTGAAGGCAAGACCTTGATTGTCACAAAAGGAACGACGGCTGAGACTTATTTTGAAAAAAATCATCCAGAAATCAAACTCCAAAAATACGACCAATACAGTGACTCTTACCAAGCCCTTCTTGACGGACGTGGAGATGCCTTCTCTACTGACAATACTGAAGTCCTAGCTTGGGCTCTTGAAAACAAGGGATTTGAAGTAGGAATTACCTCCCTTGGTGATCCAGATACCATCGCACCAGCAGTTCAAAAAGGTAACCAAGAACTACTTGACTACATCAACCAAGAAATCGAAAAATCAGGTAAGGAAAACTTCTTCCACAAGGCCTATGAAAAAACACTTCACCCAACCTACGGTGACGCTGCTAAAGCAGATGACCTAGTTGTTGAAGGCGGAAAAGTTGACTAA
- the pyrE gene encoding orotate phosphoribosyltransferase has product MTLARDIASHLLKIQAVYLKPEEPFTWASGIKSPIYTDNRVTLAYPETRTLIENGFVNAIKVAFPEVEVIAGTATAGIPHGAIIADKMNLPFAYIRSKPKDHGAGNQIEGRVAQGQKMVIVEDLISTGGSVLEAVAAAKREGADVLGVVAIFSYQLAKADKNFANAGVKLVTLSNYSELIHLAQEEGYITPEGLDLLKRFKEDQENWHKA; this is encoded by the coding sequence ATGACACTTGCTAGAGACATTGCTAGCCATCTATTGAAAATTCAAGCGGTTTATCTCAAACCAGAAGAGCCTTTCACTTGGGCATCTGGTATCAAGTCACCTATCTATACGGATAATCGTGTGACCCTAGCTTACCCGGAAACTAGAACTTTGATTGAAAATGGTTTTGTGAATGCTATCAAAGTAGCCTTTCCAGAGGTTGAAGTGATTGCAGGAACTGCGACAGCAGGGATTCCACACGGAGCTATCATCGCGGACAAGATGAACCTACCATTTGCTTATATCCGTAGCAAACCAAAAGACCACGGAGCAGGCAACCAAATCGAAGGTCGTGTAGCCCAGGGGCAAAAAATGGTAATTGTAGAAGATCTGATCTCAACTGGTGGTTCAGTTCTCGAAGCGGTAGCAGCTGCCAAGCGTGAAGGAGCAGATGTTCTCGGTGTAGTAGCTATTTTTAGCTATCAACTAGCAAAAGCAGATAAGAACTTTGCAAACGCAGGCGTGAAACTGGTAACTCTCTCAAACTACAGCGAGCTCATCCACCTAGCCCAAGAAGAAGGATATATCACACCAGAAGGACTCGACCTTCTAAAACGCTTTAAAGAAGACCAAGAAAATTGGCACAAAGCCTAA